The following DNA comes from Tunturibacter psychrotolerans.
GCCACCGACGGACCCTATGAGGGTGGCGGGTTGGTCGTTGATTGCGCGAAGGAGGACGTAGCGGTGCCAGCCGATGTCGGTGGGGTCTTCGGCGAAGGTCTGCTGGAGGAGTTGGAGGACGTGAGGTTCCCAGTCGGCGTGGGGCCACTCGGAGGTGACGCGGCAGTTTAGGATTTGGCCGAGTTTGCCGTCGGATGTTTGTTCAGAGGTGAGGGACTCGGGGGTGATAGCTACGAGTTCGAGACGTGCGGTGGGGATGCTGGGTACGGCTTGAGTTGCGAGGGGCATTTGGAACTCCTGAACGAGGTGGCTGGCGCGTAGAAATGCTTGGCTTCGGTGAGAGTCGCCGAGGCGGTTGCGGGCAGCTCGATGGTTCGTTCAGGCAATCATAGGCAACGACAGCGTATCACCTGGAGTGCGCGGCTGGCTTGTATGGTCAGGGTTTTGTCGCGCGGCCGGTGAAGCGGTAGATGGCGCACTCTTCGTCGCCGGTGGAGCCGTACTCTTTTTGCTGGGCGATGGCGGCCAGGTCGGCGGCGTGGTCTTCGGGGGACATGGCTACGGGGCCGAGGAAGAGGCGCGTGAAGGCAGGGTGGCGGTCCAGGACGGCGCGGCACTCGGAGTTGACGTAGAGGAGATCGAAGGCTGGTGCGGGGGTGCCGCGGCGTGGGGCGAACTGGGCTTCGATGCGACGGAGGAGGAGCTTGAGGACGGGTGCTTCGAAGGGGTGAAAGAGGAAGGCGAGGGTGGGGGTGCGGGGGAAGTCGAAGGTTAGGGCGTCTTGTTCGAGGAGGCGAATGGGGGCGAGAGCGGGTGCGGTGGTGTCGGCGACGTGGGAGGCGCGCCAGTGCTCGAGGTTGGTTTGTGCGGTGCCGGCTAGTGTGGGGTTGAGCTCGATGCCGATGACTTGATGGAAGGGGAGTTCGCTGGCAACTAGCATAGCGCGGCCTTTGCCGGCGCCGATGTCGACGAAGGTGTAGTGGTGGATGGGGTGAGGTGGATTGGTGGCGCGCCAGAGGTCGATGAGAGTGCGGAGGATGCTGGGAGCGACGCCGTAGTAGGCGGTGACGTGGGCGTCGTTGGGGTGGCCGGTGGTGAGGTTGCCGGCGGCAATGAGGCCGCTGGTCTCGACGCCGTGGATCTGGTCGAAGGGATGTTGTGGTGGCGGTGGTGGTGGCATCACCAGTACGGATTTGGATTTGCGTGGGGGCATGGTTAGCGGATCTGGACCAGGTTTGGGTTGCCATCCAGGCCGAGAGTTTTGCGGCCTGAAGGGGTGATGTTGAGGGGTGTCCAGATGGGGGTTTCGAGGACGACGATGTTGGTTCGGCTTACGGTCTCGAGGCCAGCGAGACGATGTGTGATTTGGGCCACGAGTTGCGCTTGGGAGGGTTCGTCGGTTTGGGTGGGAGTGAGGGAGAGTTCGATAATGTGCTTTTGCGGGACGCCGGGGATATTAGTGCCGGGGGCATCGAGGTCGCGGGTAATGGTTACGGAGCGGATGAGGCCGAGGTCGACGATGTTGCAAGGGAGGACGGGGTCGTAGCAGTCGCGGAGGGCCTTGAGGATGTCGGACTCGGTGAGCATCTGTGTTGATGATAGAGGAGAGTCCTGCGGCACAGGTCAATGGACTCACGAATGCCCATACCTCAGGGTC
Coding sequences within:
- a CDS encoding GNAT family N-acetyltransferase: MPLATQAVPSIPTARLELVAITPESLTSEQTSDGKLGQILNCRVTSEWPHADWEPHVLQLLQQTFAEDPTDIGWHRYVLLRAINDQPATLIGSVGGFRWPDNHQAAEVGYAILPAFRLHGYAIEATKAMIAWIEATNAVKTIFAHTFPHLAGSIRILEQCGFTLEGPGKEENTIRYRKQ
- a CDS encoding metal-sulfur cluster assembly factor, producing the protein MLTESDILKALRDCYDPVLPCNIVDLGLIRSVTITRDLDAPGTNIPGVPQKHIIELSLTPTQTDEPSQAQLVAQITHRLAGLETVSRTNIVVLETPIWTPLNITPSGRKTLGLDGNPNLVQIR
- a CDS encoding class I SAM-dependent methyltransferase, translated to MPPRKSKSVLVMPPPPPPQHPFDQIHGVETSGLIAAGNLTTGHPNDAHVTAYYGVAPSILRTLIDLWRATNPPHPIHHYTFVDIGAGKGRAMLVASELPFHQVIGIELNPTLAGTAQTNLEHWRASHVADTTAPALAPIRLLEQDALTFDFPRTPTLAFLFHPFEAPVLKLLLRRIEAQFAPRRGTPAPAFDLLYVNSECRAVLDRHPAFTRLFLGPVAMSPEDHAADLAAIAQQKEYGSTGDEECAIYRFTGRATKP